In Bacillus sp. NP247, one DNA window encodes the following:
- a CDS encoding NAD(P)/FAD-dependent oxidoreductase, which produces MMERKNKGEKRIAIIGAGPGGLTLARILQKHGLKCVVYERETSPWIRQQGGSLDIHHDSGQEALKEAGLLEQFNEFARYEGEDFRLFDKNGKIYLDEVADPNGGDRPEIDRGTLRELLLNSVDPECIHWGYNLTKAISIENGIHELHFENGHVDTVDLVVAADGAFSRIRPLVTNSIPQYTGISMVELNLKNVTKNHPQMAKFNRRGKVFALAEHKGILAQLNGDDSIRVYLSFRTDKKWLDNCGIPFENLEEAKHQLLQYFEDWDETLKNYIRCADGAIFPRRIYMLPVGLTWKSTPGVTLIGDAAHLMSPFAGEGVNLAMRDAAELALSLIKHDDWNKAIESYEEKMYDYSSQSAEVSNDNLEICFSEDAAMKMYNLMNQLHEQQ; this is translated from the coding sequence GTATATGAAAGAGAAACATCGCCATGGATTCGGCAACAAGGAGGTTCATTAGATATTCATCACGATTCCGGACAAGAGGCGCTTAAAGAAGCAGGATTGTTAGAACAATTTAATGAATTTGCTAGATATGAGGGAGAAGATTTTCGTTTATTTGATAAGAACGGAAAAATATATTTAGATGAAGTAGCGGATCCTAATGGCGGGGATCGTCCAGAAATTGATCGAGGCACTTTACGTGAATTACTTTTAAATTCTGTTGATCCGGAATGTATACATTGGGGCTATAACTTAACAAAAGCCATTTCTATAGAAAATGGTATACATGAACTGCATTTTGAAAATGGACATGTAGACACTGTTGATTTAGTGGTAGCAGCAGATGGTGCCTTCTCTCGAATTCGTCCACTTGTCACAAATTCTATACCACAATATACTGGAATTAGCATGGTAGAATTGAATTTGAAAAATGTAACGAAAAATCATCCTCAGATGGCGAAATTCAATCGACGTGGCAAAGTATTTGCACTTGCGGAGCATAAAGGAATTCTTGCGCAATTAAATGGAGATGACAGTATTCGCGTATATTTAAGTTTTAGAACAGATAAAAAATGGCTTGATAATTGTGGAATTCCATTTGAAAATTTAGAAGAAGCAAAACATCAACTTCTACAGTATTTCGAAGACTGGGATGAAACACTTAAAAATTATATTCGATGTGCAGATGGTGCGATTTTTCCTAGACGAATTTATATGTTACCTGTTGGACTAACTTGGAAAAGTACGCCTGGTGTTACTTTAATTGGTGATGCAGCTCATTTAATGTCTCCATTTGCGGGTGAAGGTGTGAACCTTGCGATGCGTGATGCGGCAGAGCTTGCATTATCTCTTATAAAACACGATGATTGGAACAAAGCGATTGAAAGTTATGAAGAAAAAATGTACGATTATTCTTCTCAATCCGCTGAAGTGTCAAATGATAATCTGGAGATTTGTTTCTCAGAGGATGCTGCTATGAAAATGTATAATCTTATGAATCAACTTCATGAGCAACAATAA
- a CDS encoding TetR/AcrR family transcriptional regulator: MEEQTNITSRRSRPAKEPLSKEIIVKTAYDLLESEGISGLSMRKIAKVLDTGPSSLYVYVKNADELRAYVLDYGLGKIEITDEKNEPWKKELFALVHSYFRILFDSSGMAELALMTIPIGPNSLALTEQILRQLHEGGVNARGSAWGVDILLLYAASVAYEQTARKEKGTTLDSIRASYETLDTKRYPMIVSLKEDMLSGGEERFRWGLEVVLQGILHAQ; encoded by the coding sequence ATGGAAGAACAAACGAATATTACTAGTCGTCGTTCACGACCAGCAAAAGAACCGTTAAGTAAGGAAATCATTGTGAAGACTGCTTATGACCTATTAGAGTCTGAAGGTATTTCTGGCCTTAGTATGCGTAAAATTGCAAAAGTATTAGATACCGGGCCGTCTTCTTTATATGTATACGTAAAAAATGCTGATGAATTAAGAGCGTATGTATTAGATTATGGTCTAGGGAAAATTGAAATAACAGATGAGAAAAATGAACCATGGAAAAAAGAGCTATTTGCACTTGTACATTCATATTTTCGAATTTTATTCGACTCTTCTGGAATGGCAGAATTAGCTTTAATGACAATTCCAATTGGACCAAATTCTTTAGCCCTTACTGAACAGATTTTGCGTCAGTTACATGAAGGTGGGGTTAATGCAAGAGGATCGGCGTGGGGAGTAGATATTTTACTGTTATATGCTGCTTCGGTCGCATATGAACAAACAGCTCGCAAAGAAAAAGGTACCACTCTTGACTCAATTCGTGCTTCATATGAGACTTTAGATACAAAAAGGTATCCAATGATTGTAAGTCTAAAAGAAGATATGTTATCTGGTGGAGAAGAACGATTCCGCTGGGGATTAGAAGTTGTTTTGCAAGGTATTTTACATGCGCAATAA
- the secY gene encoding preprotein translocase subunit SecY, with protein MFRTISNFMRVAEIRNKILFTLAMLIVFRIGTFIPVPHTNAEVLKVQDQANVLGMLNVFGGGALQHFSIFAVGITPYITASIIVQLLQMDVVPKFTEWAKQGEMGRKKSAQFTRYFTIILAFIQAIGMSYGFNNIAGGQLITDTSWTTYLFIATVLTAGTAFLLWLGEQITANGVGNGISMIIFAGLVAAIPNVANQIYLQQFQNAGDQLFMHIIKMVLIGLVILAIVVGVIYIQQAVRKIPIQYAKAVSGNNQYQGAKNTHLPLKVNSAGVIPVIFASAFLMTPRTIAQLFPDSSVSKWLIANLDFAHPFGMTLYVGLIVAFTYFYAFIQVNPEQMAENLKKQNGYVPGIRPGKSTEQYVTKILYRLTFIGAIFLGAISILPLVFTKIATLPPSAQIGGTSLLIIVGVALETMKTLESQLVKRHYKGFIKKVN; from the coding sequence ATGTTTCGTACGATTTCAAATTTTATGAGAGTAGCTGAGATAAGAAACAAAATTCTTTTTACACTAGCGATGTTAATTGTTTTTCGAATTGGCACGTTTATTCCAGTTCCTCACACTAACGCAGAGGTATTAAAAGTACAAGATCAAGCCAACGTTTTAGGCATGCTGAACGTATTTGGCGGAGGAGCACTTCAACACTTCTCAATCTTTGCTGTGGGTATCACACCATATATTACAGCTTCTATTATTGTACAATTACTACAAATGGACGTTGTACCTAAATTTACAGAATGGGCAAAGCAAGGAGAAATGGGCCGTAAGAAATCAGCTCAATTCACTCGATACTTTACAATCATTCTCGCATTCATACAAGCCATTGGGATGTCTTATGGCTTTAATAATATAGCAGGCGGACAATTAATAACAGATACAAGCTGGACTACATACTTATTTATCGCGACAGTTTTAACTGCTGGTACTGCATTTTTACTTTGGTTAGGTGAACAAATTACCGCTAACGGTGTTGGTAATGGAATCTCAATGATTATCTTCGCAGGACTTGTTGCGGCGATTCCAAATGTCGCAAATCAAATTTATTTACAACAATTCCAAAACGCAGGCGATCAGTTATTTATGCACATTATAAAAATGGTCTTAATTGGACTCGTAATTTTAGCAATTGTTGTTGGTGTTATTTACATCCAACAAGCAGTTCGAAAAATACCGATTCAATATGCAAAAGCTGTTTCAGGAAACAATCAATATCAAGGAGCAAAAAATACTCATTTACCTCTTAAAGTAAATAGTGCAGGAGTTATTCCAGTAATCTTTGCTTCAGCGTTTTTAATGACGCCGCGTACAATTGCGCAGCTCTTCCCTGACTCGAGCGTATCTAAATGGTTAATTGCGAATCTTGATTTTGCACATCCGTTTGGAATGACGCTTTATGTTGGTCTTATCGTTGCTTTCACATACTTCTACGCATTTATTCAAGTAAATCCTGAACAAATGGCTGAGAATTTGAAAAAGCAAAACGGATATGTCCCAGGTATTCGTCCAGGTAAATCTACAGAACAGTATGTAACAAAAATTTTATACCGTTTAACATTTATCGGTGCGATTTTCTTAGGAGCAATTTCAATATTACCGCTTGTATTTACAAAAATCGCTACATTACCACCATCTGCTCAAATCGGTGGTACAAGTTTACTAATCATCGTAGGTGTTGCATTAGAAACGATGAAGACGTTAGAAAGTCAACTTGTGAAGCGTCATTATAAAGGTTTTATAAAGAAAGTGAACTAA
- a CDS encoding YjcZ family sporulation protein, whose product MGFGGSCGGGGFAGGFALLVVLFILLIIVGASCFC is encoded by the coding sequence ATGGGATTTGGTGGTAGTTGCGGCGGTGGCGGCTTTGCTGGAGGATTTGCTTTATTAGTTGTGTTATTTATTTTATTAATCATAGTTGGGGCATCTTGCTTCTGCTAA
- a CDS encoding DUF6944 family repetitive protein, whose protein sequence is MDDPIKEIVGAWFVTVGTIIAALGSTPLKRLNSELRKDLSICGNVLQATGNGLEADGQGEISFELIGHGIQSIGNVTVLTGLIINFEDETQKKLVIAGNWVQALGGVTAIGGEIEDSSNIDESYNIVGNMLQATGNSLQAIGGIDELKASRDKVEGISKGDEEDGQLIVIMGSWVQAVGSVVSLIGQIREESQEIEENNS, encoded by the coding sequence ATGGATGATCCGATTAAGGAGATAGTTGGCGCCTGGTTTGTTACAGTAGGGACAATTATTGCTGCGCTTGGGAGTACACCTTTAAAAAGGTTGAACAGTGAATTAAGAAAAGACTTGAGCATATGTGGCAATGTATTACAGGCAACGGGGAACGGTCTGGAAGCTGATGGACAAGGAGAAATATCCTTTGAATTGATTGGTCACGGAATCCAATCAATTGGTAATGTAACGGTTCTAACAGGACTCATTATAAATTTTGAAGATGAAACGCAAAAAAAATTAGTAATTGCAGGGAATTGGGTACAGGCATTAGGCGGTGTTACAGCAATAGGTGGGGAAATAGAGGATAGTTCAAATATAGATGAATCTTATAACATTGTCGGAAATATGTTACAAGCGACTGGTAATTCATTACAGGCAATAGGGGGGATAGATGAATTGAAAGCTAGTCGGGATAAAGTGGAGGGAATTTCGAAAGGTGATGAGGAGGATGGGCAGCTTATAGTGATTATGGGGAGTTGGGTCCAAGCAGTCGGTTCAGTAGTTTCATTAATTGGTCAAATAAGAGAAGAAAGCCAAGAGATAGAAGAAAATAATTCATAG